The following are encoded in a window of Primulina eburnea isolate SZY01 chromosome 4, ASM2296580v1, whole genome shotgun sequence genomic DNA:
- the LOC140829742 gene encoding peroxidase 40, producing MSVYLVALYMILFRFSVALCSTPDEALNKECVDGATASIVLTFGFYKSICPEAEPIIFSWVEKAVSDDPRMAASLLRLHFHDCFVNGCDASVLLDDTSNFVGEKTAGPNLNSLRGFEVIDAIKADLEYVCPQTVSCADILAVAARDSVVLSGGPGWEVQMGRKDSLSTSLTAANSNIPAPNSDVPTLLSKFQNVGLSLQDMVALSGAHTMGKARCFTFNSRISSGNGSNGPDVNLDFLQSLQQLCSDSDANATLADLDRMTPSTFDNQYYVNLLSGEGLLGSDQALVSGSAETQQLVESYVDDMGAFFEDFKRAMLKMGSLASENDGEIRRNCRAVNQFNK from the exons ATGTCCGTATACTTGGTTGCTTTGTACATGATCCTGTTCAGGTTCTCAGTAGCATTGTGCAGCACACCAGACGAGGCTTTGAATAAGGAATGCGTAGATGGTGCCACGGCCTCCATCGTGTTAACCTTCGGTTTCTACAAAAGCATCTGCCCTGAGGCCGAACCCATAATTTTCTCATGGGTTGAAAAGGCTGTTTCTGATGATCCAAGGATGGCCGCGTCGTTGCTTCGCCTGCATTTTCACGATTGCTTTGTTAAT GGATGTGATGCATCTGTGTTACTTGACGACACATCGAATTTTGTTGGAGAAAAAACAGCAGGGCCAAACTTGAACTCACTTAGAGGATTTGAAGTGATCGATGCCATAAAAGCTGATCTTGAATATGTTTGTCCCCAGACAGTTTCTTGTGCTGATATTCTTGCTGTTGCTGCTAGGGATTCTGTTGTTTTG TCTGGTGGACCTGGATGGGAGGTGCAAATGGGCAGGAAGGATAGTTTGAGTACTAGCTTAACAGCAGCTAACAGCAACATACCTGCTCCAAATTCTGATGTACCAACATtgctctccaaatttcaaaatgtTGGGCTCTCACTTCAAGATATGGTTGCACTCTCTG GTGCACACACCATGGGTAAAGCTCGATGTTTCACGTTCAACAGTCGTATAAGCAGCGGCAACGGTTCCAATGGTCCCGATGTCAACCTCGACTTCTTGCAGTCGCTTCAGCAACTTTGTTCAGATTCCGATGCCAATGCAACGCTGGCCGATCTTGATCGTATGACCCCATCGACATTCGACAACCAATACTACGTTAACCTTCTTTCAGGCGAGGGCTTGCTTGGCTCCGACCAAGCTCTAGTCTCCGGAAGCGCGGAGACACAGCAACTTGTCGAATCTTACGTGGACGATATGGGGGCATTTTTCGAGGATTTCAAAAGGGCGATGCTGAAAATGGGAAGCTTGGCATCAGAAAATGATGGAGAAATTCGTAGAAACTGTAGGGCCGTTAATCAGTTCAACAAATGA